One window of the Rhipicephalus sanguineus isolate Rsan-2018 chromosome 2, BIME_Rsan_1.4, whole genome shotgun sequence genome contains the following:
- the LOC119384052 gene encoding ADP,ATP carrier protein, giving the protein MSFDPVSFAKDFVAGGVAAAISKTAVAPIERVKLLLQVQHASQQITEAQRYKGMVDCFVRIPREQGFLSFWRGNLANVIRYFPTQALNFAFKDKYKQIFLGGVDKKTQFWRYFAGNLASGGAAGATSLCFVYPLDFARTRLAADIGKGAGQREFTGLGNCLAKIFKSDGLMGLYRGFNVSVQGIIIYRAAYFGFFDTAKGMLPDPKNTPIVISWLIAQTVTTVAGIMSYPFDTVRRRMMMQSGRAKQDLMYKNTIHCWGKIYKTEGGAAFFKGAFSNVLRGTGGALVLVLYDEIKAFIF; this is encoded by the exons ATGTCTTTCGATCCAGTTTCATTCGCGAAGGATTTCGTCGCCGGTGGCGTCGCCGCGGCTATTTCCAAGACGGCTGTCGCGCCCATCGAGCGAGTCAAGCTTCTGCTGCAGGTGCAACATGCCTCCCAGCAAATCACCGAAGCCCAGCGCTACAAAG GCATGGTCGACTGCTTTGTCCGGATCCCCAGGGAACAGGGCTTCCTCAGTTTCTGGCGTGGCAACCTCGCCAACGTCATCAGATACTTCCCCACCCAGGcgttgaacttcgccttcaaggaCAAGTACAAGCAGATCTTCCTTGGTGGCGTTGACAAGAAGACCCAGTTCTGGCGCTACTTCGCCGGCAACCTGGCCTCTGGAGGCGCAGCCGGAGCCACATCCCTGTGTTTCGTCTACCCGCTGGACTTTGCCCGAACCAGGCTGGCTGCCGACATCGGCAAGGGTGCGGGACAGCGGGAGTTCACTGGGCTGGGCAACTGTCTTGCAAAGATCTTCAAGTCCGATGGCCTCATGGGGCTGTACCGTGGCTTCAACGTGTCTGTCCAGGGCATCATCATCTACCGGGCGGCCTACTTTGGCTTCTTCGACACGGCCAAGGGCATGCTTCCGGACCCCAAGAACACTCCCATTGTCATCTCTTGGCTCATTGCACAgactgtgaccactgtggcgggcATCATGTCTTACCCGTTCGACACTGTCCGGAGGCGGATGATGATGCAAAGTGGCCGGGCGAAGCAAGACCTCATGTACAAGAACACCATCCACTGCTGGGGCAAGATCTACAAGACTGAAGGCGGCGCCGCTTTCTTCAAGGGAGCCTTTTCCAACGTCCTCCGAGGCACCGGAGGTGCACTGGTGTTGGTCCTGTACGACGAAATCAAGGCCTTCATCTTCTAG